One Streptococcus sp. DTU_2020_1001019_1_SI_AUS_MUR_006 DNA window includes the following coding sequences:
- a CDS encoding YqgQ family protein, with translation MKAMKTLYDVQQFLKQFGIIVYMGKRLYDIELMKIELSRIYDAGLMDKLDYLEAEAVLRREHKLELDYLEKNGD, from the coding sequence ATGAAAGCTATGAAAACACTCTATGATGTGCAACAATTTCTCAAACAGTTTGGTATCATTGTCTACATGGGAAAACGTCTCTATGACATTGAACTGATGAAGATCGAGCTATCTCGAATCTATGATGCAGGCTTGATGGACAAGCTGGATTATCTTGAAGCGGAGGCTGTTCTGCGCAGAGAGCACAAACTAGAATTAGACTATTTAGAAAAAAATGGAGATTAG